DNA from Conexivisphaera calida:
TTCACGGGCAGGGTGAGCGACGAGGATCTACCGAGGATTGTGGGATCCGCCTGGGTGAACCTCCACTTCTCCCAGGTCGAGGGATTCGGGCTCTCCATTCTCGAGGCGGCGGCGTGTGGGACCCCGACCGTCGCGCTGGACGCCCCCGGAGTCTCGGAGGTCATAAACGAATTCGGGCTGGGAGTTACCGCCGGGAATTTGGAGGACATGGCAGGTAAAGTCCAGGAAGTGCTTGAAAATAATGGGGCATAGAGCGCAAATGTTTACAAAAATTCGCTGAAGTTTTCCTGGGATAAGACCGCCAAGGAATGGGATAAATTGATAACCTCAACTCCTCAAGTTTTAGGTAATATGTCAATGCCCAATTTCTGAACAAGCCGTTCCACCTTCTTCGGTACTTCGCTCAGCCCCGTGCTGCCGTCCGAATACTTCACCATGAATACCCTGGACAGCTCGAAGAGCAGCTCGTTCACCGATACATCACCTACGAGGCCGTTCTTCCTCAGCATGTTCAACGCTGCGTAGTACGGCTCCTCCGTGTAGTCTATGGCCACCATGGGCGGGATGCCTCTCCCTCTGGGCGCGTGCCCCAGGAGCTCCGCGTTCGCATCGTTCATCGCCTCGAGGGCCTCGAGCGGGCCCACCCTCTCCAGCCTGTAGAACAGGGTGTCTGGGGAGGGCACGCGGCGGCCCTCGTCCGCGAGCGCCCCCAGCCCGGACTCCGCGTACGCTCCCCTGGCGGAGAGGTGGATCAGGCAGCGCATCAGCGCCTCAGACGAGTACTTCGCGTTCCTCGCGGTCCTCCCGTCGACGAGCGCTCCCAGGTGGGCCATGAGCGCGCTGAGCGCCAAGTTAAAGAGAGTCCTCATCGCAGCCTGTTGGGGCCCTTCTGGCTGTGTATTCTTGTTATGGGCATAGCAAAGATGCACGGTCGGAGGGGCCCTAGATACGCGTAGCGGATGGAAGATCCATCGCTTGCGATAGTGCTATATTATATTCCAAGGTCATCTATAGTGCACTTTCGGAAGTACTGATAAATGCTGTGTTGCACGACTAGAGGACTAACTCGCTCCTCTGGCCAGGGGAGCAGGCCGACCGTTCCCTCACCTATACATCGCCATCAGGAACGAGTTGCATATCGCAGCCTTGAGCAGGAGCTCCTTCGCCGCGTTCGCGAACTTCCTGACCATCACGTGCTCCCCGAATATCCTCTTCAGAGCAGAGAACAGTCCCTCGGCGGCCCAGCGCATGCCGTATCCGTGCGCCCTGCTCCAGCCGGCCCTCCCCAGGCTCAGGAACTCCTCCACCGTCCTCTTCCTGACATAACACCCCCTGCTCCTGGGCACGGAGTTCCTCCTCACCCTTATGACCGGCTCTATCCCCCTCTCCGCAAGGAAGCTGGGGCTGGAGGTTCTCCCTAGAGTCGTACGCACCGTCGGCCAGGAGCCTGCCCACCTTCACGCGCCCCTCCGCTCCCTCCACGAGCGCCCTCATGGTCCTCCCATCCCCAACGTCGTCGGTTGTCATCTTCATCTATACGACCTGCTTGGTCCTTACGTCCACGGCCACGTGAAGCTTCAGGTAGCCCTTCCTCACCCTCCAGATCCTCGTCATCCAGCCACCTCCGTCCTGCGCCTTTATACCCGTGGAGTCGACGGCTATGGTCACCGGCTCGCTCGACTTGATCAGGGTCTCATCCAGATCTATCTCCAAGCGGTTGGTCCTCCTGGCTATCGTGGTGTAATCCGGGACGGGGAGGCCCTGTATGAACCTGGCCAGGGACCTCACGAACCCCTCCGTCCGGCGGTAGGGTAGGTGGAAGATCGCGCGCACGGTGGCCAGGAACCTAATGTAGGAGCCCGGGTAGTGGAACGGCTCCCCCTCCTTCTCCCTGTTCTCCTCCTGAGCCCCCTCCTCCACTTCTTCACCACATCCCTGTCTATAAGGAGCTCCCCCCTCCTCACGAGGTCCTCGTTGTACTTTGCCCAGTCCCTCTCCGCCATGGTGGACACAGGATTTCCGGTGGAGATAAGCGTTGATGGCCAGTATGAGTGGACCATCAACTCGGGTCATGCAACACAGCAGTTTTTAGAAATTCCCTATAAAGCGCTGAGGGAGAAGAATCCGACTGGGGTCAAGGTGTAGCCCAGCTTCTGGAGGAGCCCGGAGAAGGCAAGCGCCAGGTCAATCGCGGACGCGCCGAAGCATGGAGAGATTGCATAGTTCCAAAGCTCGTCAAGGGTCCTCGGCGCCAGGAGGTCCACGAGGCCCGCGCACCTCCTCTGGTGCTCCTGTGGAAGTGCCTTGCAGAAGTACTCCTTTATGTACGGGCAGAGATCGCACCTCCCGCGCTCGAGGACCGCCGCCGCCCTCCTGAGCCTCCCGGCCAGCTCCCCCCAGATCCGCCCCCTCCAGCCTACCCCCCCCAAATACTTCAGGACGGCGTCCAGCTGCTCCGCAACCCGGCGGCCTTTGAGGACCCCTGCCGCGCGCCAGTGCCTGTATCCGCCGACCGGCCCGAGGTAGCACTTCCTCACGACCTTCCTCCTGCCGTCCACCTCCTCGTATCCCAGGTAGTGGGCCACGATCAAATACTCCCTGTTCCCGCGCCGGATCTTCTCATACTACGAGACCGGCTTCCCACACCTCGGGCACCTTTCGACCATTCGCGGTAATGGAGGGACGGTAGGCCATAAATTTATGTGGACTCGCGATCGCATTCGCGCCGGACGCAAGCTGTTGCCTTGCCTTGCTTTGCTTGCGCTTTGTGTTTTGTGCAGGGCAAAGGCAATGCGATGGGTTGCCTGCAACGCAGCGCGAACGCAAAGCAAACTAGAGCGTGATCGGCCTGGGCGTTGTCGTCATAATGGCTTCCCCAATAATCTTGCTCGAATTTCTCATGCTGGATCGTCTCTCCTTTTATTTTCCATTTTTCTTTTCCATCCGCATCCGATGGGATCCCAGGACTCGGTCCGCGGGCGGCATGCGCGGCGCCAAGTTACGGGCTCTTCACTATCAGAATGGATTCCGTAGGAATTATCGCTCGGTTTCTGATATTCTTTCATACTCTTGGCACCTGCATATGACTGCAGCAGCATGCACCACTAGGGAGCGAACCGGGTTGGCACCTAAGGATTTATTACGCGAATCCAAGATACTACATCCGTGGGCTATCTGGAGGTTATCAGGCGCTATAGGAAGGCCTACAGGAATTGGATTGGTGTGCTGGCCGCCGAGATGCTCGGCAGGGAAACCGTGCGCGTCGTGCTGAGAAATGGCGCGAGCGGTGAAGTGAGCGCTGGTGGTGCTTATCATATCTCCATGTTAATCAGCCATGGATTTGATGTTATTGATATAAATATTAATACATATGAAATAATATTTGGCTATAACGGTATTAAGGTAAAACTTTATGGATTTGTATACGGTGACCCTCACGATGCATTCAAATATTACAAGTGGCTGGATGTAAGAGGAAAGAAGGTCCTCGACGTCGGTGCCTCGATAGGTGATACCGCGATCTACTTCTCGTTGAGGGGTTCGAAGGAGGTCGTCGCGTTTGAGCCATACCCGTTCCCCTACTCATATGCCAAGAGGAATCTGGAGGCGAACAACATCTCGAACATCGTACTCGTGAATGCTGCAGTGGGTGGCAGCGATGGCGTCGTCACACTGACCACCGGCCAAACAAACAGCGGTACACCGCTGAGGCCATCACCTGATGGAGTTCAGGTCCCGGTCTACAGCTTGGACACCATCATTGAGAAATACGGCCCATTCGATGTGATGAAGATGGACTGCGAGGGGTGCGAATATGATGCAATCCTGAACAGCAGAAGGATCGGCGAGATAAGGCAAATACAGATAGAATACCACTACGGGCCTAAGAGGCTGGTCGATAAGCTAAGAGAAACAGCATTCTCGGTGAGACATGCAGGATCAAGGGGCTTAGGGTACATTTACGCCGAGAGATGATTACGCCATTAGTGAGTGGACAAAAACGTCCGTTTATGTCAATCAATATTTAGATACGTGGAAATCATCCGCGTAACCTCGCGGAAGTCCGCTCCGAGCGGCTGCCCTGAAAATGATTATGTCTGAAAAAGCATGTTTGCAAACTCCATTTTCAGACGAGGCAAAAACGAGGGCCGTAGCACGGGCAAATCCAGACACGCCGTCGGAGCCGAGTAGACGCCCAAGCTCGCATGGAGCGGGTACACATTAGTGACCCGCATCGCAGATGACAGATTTATATCTTAACGATGAAACTGTATGGTGATAATCCCGACGCATTTGAAGATGAAAGACGCTCTTCAACATGTATGTATCCAATTGTCGCACACATGATCCACGTGTATGCACTTCTTTACATTCATTTCCGCTGTACTGTTCCCTGTGAATACTGAGATACTATTCTAATAAACGCTCTTCCATCCGAGTTCTCGACTATTTTATGCGCCAAGGTTGACTGAAACGTTATCCTAGCAGCGTGGTATACCGAAAGAACGAGGTCCTGCAGCTTTTGGTCCTCCTCCAGATTTTCCACGACGAGCCCGAGCTCCTTCAGCCTCTCCGCACGTATGGGCGTGGCATGTGATCTGAGCTGCTTGTGATTGCTCAGGTAGTTCACGATATGACCGGCTATTTTATTGGCGCTCGGTTCATCTTTCAACATATATCTAGCTAGCCACTCCCTTCCCAGTTTCTTAGTCAGCTCTATCGCATTTCTGGCCTCCTCGAGAATGCCTGGGGGATACTGCTGTATCTTTGGTGCCCAAACCAGCAGACTATCCCTGTCATGCTTCACCTCTTTCCGAGCTCTCTCGAACTCTTCTAAGAGGGATTGCGCGGAAATCGGAACCAGCGTATTCTGCAGAGGAATCATGAACTGCGGATCTATTGGACCTAGATTGGATTGCCTGCCCATCAATATTTTATCTGCAGATAATGCGATCAAAGTTGCTGCGGACATCGCGGCATCTGGTACTATGGCCGTTACCCGCGAGAATTTACTTCTTATGTACTCCACGATGCTCTGCGCAGCTTCTATCTGCCCTCCGGGGCTATGTAGAATCAGAGCGAGCTCATCGCCTTGTATACCACGTATGACCTCCATGAACGCCTGCTTGTCGGCCCACGTCACTTGAACATCGACCGGACTTACCACTGGTTGATCCATCTAGTCGCATATAATATTACAGGCACTCTCATGTATTCCGATAAACTCTTCAAATATCTCCTCCTAACTTTATCTATAATTTGCGGATCGTCACTTATTTTAGGTAAAATCTCATTCAATATTTCAGACCAAGTTGGCAATCCGGATCTCCAAAAATTTACTTATGTGAAGGAGGCACGGAGGATGTGGACGAAATAACAGTTATCCCTCTATCAGCAAAAACACCATAATATTCGCTAACTTTTTGCATTAGTTTATCATATTCCTCCATAATTTCCATGACTTCAGAAATGAATATAGAACCATGACCACTGTCAAATTTCTTCACATAGGATCCCTCGTCCATAGATAGCGGTAGCCATCATTTGTATATTAATATTGTGGGGAAGCCGGCGGCTCCGTAAACTTTAGGTCGCATGCTCCATCACCTCCTAGCCGAGGGAGACTATCCAGCCCAGGATCCTGCCGAACCCGGATCCCTCCAACCATGGAGGTGGGCTCCACTCCCACTCCACCGCCGCCCTTCCCAGGCCCGTGTTCGTGAGGGCGTAGTTGTGGAAGAACCTGAACCCGGAGAGCCAGCTCAAGATGCGCTCGAAGGACGACCTAGATCTTTTAGTGAAAGAAGAGGCCGTCTTCAGATGACCGGCTTTCCTGTTATCAGTTATCGCATGTAATCCGGAACTGGAAGCCCGGTTATGAATGTGGTGAATCCCTCGATCCTGCGATGCCTCCTAGGAGATGGATCAGGCGGCACCTCCGATGAGTAGACCGCGTTCCTCGCGGTCCTCCCCTCCACGAGGGCGCCGAGCACCAAGTTAAAGAGGGCCCTCGTCGCAGTCCCGTTGCGTCCGTGGAGCTCCGCCCTCTACCGCTCCACGGGAAAGGTGGACCATGGCCCAAGAGGTTCCTACGTTTTAGCGGAGGAGCAGCTCACAAGTAAGATAGGATCCCCCTCGCTAGAACTGGGTCTGAAATGCTGTATCCATTCTCATCCTTAACTATGAATCCTGAATCTTTAAGATTTTTAAGTATATTTGAGAGCTTAGAATCGGTTACTTCGCCGAGCCTCGCCCCTATTCCCCTCTTAATTTCTGACCATGAAGCTGATCTCAGCGTGGCCACGATCTTCAGGGCTTCCCTGTACCTGGGCTCTCCCTCTCCGTACAGCGTAAGGGCCCTTTTAAGCTCTTCAACAGCTAACTTTGAGGCGCCTTCGTATATCCTTTTGGCGTCAGCTTCACCAGTTACATAGGAATAGCCGAAGTAGGTTAGCCAGCCGATGACCCCGTCTAAGTTTTCCACGGCTTCGTCCAAAACTCTCTCATCGACCGAAATTTTTTCCTGCTTAAATCCCTCGGCGAGAAACTCCCTCGCCATATCCCTGGGAAGCGGCTTGATCCTTATCTCGCTGAAGGCCCTTCCGTAGAGTGGGGCGCTGGGGTCATCAATCCTAAGAAATCTGTAAAGCAGCCCAACCTCGGAGCCGGATATCATGAGCTTTATGTCAAGATTATCAAATATATAGGCTAGCAGCGAGTCGAACCTGTACGCGGAGTTCCTCAGGGCCTGGGCTTCATCCACAACCAGGACGCTCCCTTCGAGCGCCTTTATAGTTCTCAGCAGGTTCTCCTCCTCTTTATTTTTGAACTTAAGCCCGAAGCCTCCTAAGCTGACCTCTGCCAGGCTTACCTTCCCAAGGAGCCTCCTCCCCCAGTCCACATTTGAAAGCCCAGCCTCTAAAAGGGACATGAAGGACTTGAGCGAGACGGCTGGAGGCAGAAACTTGCAGTCGACATACACGTATCTTTTCCCTGTCTCATTCAGGTAAGTCAACATGAGCGAAGTCTTCCCATATCTCCTCAGGCCGGTTACTACGACCATCTTTCCTTTGCTTAAGGACGAATCTAACTTCTCCCACTCATCTTTCATATCAAAAAAGTCCTCCTTCCTTTTCTTCGGCTCCGGGTTAAAATAGGTCATTACTACCCCCCGGTAGTAACTACCTCCCGGTAGTAATATAGCTTACCCCCCATCTGGGTGATCGATTAGGACTATCCTCCTGTTCCCCGAGAGCCTACTGTGATATGCCAATGTCTCCGGCCTGCCCACGTCGAACGCGCTGTGCGGCCTCACGTAGTCGTACCAGCCCACGAACCCGTCTATCGTGTCGAAGTTCCCCACTTCCCCTCGAACGTGTCGAAGAACTTCTCTATCTTTCCGTTAGTCTGCGGATGATCCACCCTCCCAACTATGAGCCTTATCCTCTCCCTGAGCAGGAACTCCTCGAACTCGGTGGCCCCCTCTCCCTACCGTCCGCCTCCACCGCGTAGAAAGTTGAACCGTGATCGGACAGTATCTCCTCCGGCCTCCCGTGCTCCTCCACTGCCCTCCTCAGCACCTCCACCGAGTACCTGGACGTGAGCGCCGATGCACGCCGTAGCCCACTATGAACCTGGAGGAGTCGTCCTCGTAGGCTATCAGCCACATCCCCCTCCACCTGGGGTCCTTTATCCCATGATTTTCAAGAATCAGGATGGACATATTGGCAGCCGGGCGGAGCGACGCTGGTAGGGTGCCGTCCGCAGTACCTCGTAGGTCGAATGGATTGTGCTATTGAACCCTTGGATACGTCCTCTATCCCAAACCGACCTCTTTGAGCACATCCTCGCGTTTCTCCAGCCATATTCTATACGGGTTCTTCATGGCTCCAAAACCGTGTTCGCGCGCCTCCGTTTCTACGTGCTTGGCGAAGACCGGCATCGCCTTCGAGGGATCCATCCACGCGGCCTTCAACTCGTCCGGGTTGGGATATTTTAACCGGAGCTCCTCCAGCGCGTTGATCAAGGCCCGCCAATATTTCTCCTCCGGCATAGGAGGGAGTTGCGCCGTGCTTCCGCCAGCACTCGATGTGGGGGTCGGCAGCTCTATCTTGGCCTTCCACCTGATCGATCTATCGTAAGTCTTCAACACGACGCCTTCGTAGTGATGCCGACGGCACCAGTTCAGCCATTTACTGGTCGCCGCCTTCAGCTCATCCTCGTCGCTGAACTTTTTCACCTCGAGGACCTTCGCGTGGTTTAGGTGATACGTACTGCAGGTCGATTCAAATTCGTCCTGTTGTAGGAAGCGCCCCCTCTCGGTGTCGTATATATCGAACACCACCCAATCGATCCGCCTCTTCGGACGCTCGATGCCGGTCGGTGAACGCGCCAGTAGCAGTTCCCCGTAGAAAATTAACCAGTTAAGCGCGTGAATGGCCCTCGCCAGCGTCCTGAAGGTGTGCGTGCGCTCCAGGCGCGCCACTGTATTCTGCGGCGCGTCTATATTATGGTGAGATGAGGCATGTATCTTGCCATCCTCCCCCATCCACACGGAGACGTTCTCGCCATCACGCTTCACTTCGATGACTATTGGTTGGGCGAGTATCTCCTCTATGGAATGGTAGCGAAGCACCTGTGATAGATGATCCACGCTCGGGTACTCCCTCCATAGCTTCATTTTGACGCCCTCAACGTCATGCAGCATTCCGACCCTCTACCATCCGTACTAGAACAGGAACCAAGCGTGTATATAAAAAGTGATCTAATCTGTGCCGCCTTTCACGGCCGGAAGACCAGCCTGGCCTTGGCGGTATCGAACAGCGTGGGGAGGGAGGGTCGTCTGCGTCGATCTGATGGGCGTCAGGGGATCGAGGGACCCCGTGGACAGGATGTACTTCTCATAGGCGTGAGGATTGGGCCCGCCTCCATCGAATTCAGGGTGAGATCCACCGCAGCCTTGGAGACCATGATGATGTCTATGTGCGAGGAAACGATAGTTGTACTCGATTCAGCTGCGACGCACGAGGTTCGAGCAATGATAGGAAATAATATATCCCCGGCTCGCCGTAGGAGACCCATGCCAAGGGCCGGCTCGTCCCTGAGGGCACAGCTGCTCGACCTGCTGGACAGGGATAAGGAGTTCCGCTACGCGGTGGCGGGCAAGCTGGGGCTATCGGAGATATTGGAGAGGCTGGACAGGAACGAGGAGGCCATAAGGAGGCTGTGGGAGGAGGTGAGAGCTCTCAGGGAGGGACAGGAGAAGCTCTGGGGGGAGGTCAAGGCCCTGCGCGAGGGACAGGAGAAGCTGGCCCAGGGACAGGAGAAGCTGTGGGAGAACTACGAGAAGCTGTCGCAGGGACAGGAGAAGCTCTGGGGGGAGGTCAAGGCCCTGCGCGAGGGACAGGAGAAGCTGGCCCAGGGACAGGAGAAGCTGTGGGGGGAGGTCAAGGCCCTGCGCGAGGGACAGGAGAAGCTGGCCCAGGGACAGGAGAAGCTGTGGGAGAACTACGAGAAGCTGGCCCGCGACATGCACGACGTGAAGTCCACGCTGAACAGGCTGACCGCCACCGAGGAGGAAGAGTCGCGCGAGGTTGTATCCTACAGGCTGCGGAACGACATGGGGATATCCATGGAGCTATCCAACCTGAGGATAGACGACAGGGAGATAGACCTCTACGGCGCCTCCGGTGACATATGCGTTGTGGGGGAGGCCACGGTGAGGCTCGGTAAGGGGCTCGTGGAGGAACTGGACGAGAAGGTTGAGCTGATGAGGCGCGCCAGGCCGGACCTGCTGAGGCCCAGGCTGGTGAAGGTGATCTACACGCTGACGGCGACGCCGGAGGCGCTGGATGAGGCCAAGAAGCGCGGCGTGTGGGTCCTCAAGATAGACAGGGACCTCGTCCCCCGGCCGAGCGTGTAGAAGCGCTGAGTGCATTTACCTATACAGGCGTGCCACTCTTAAGGCATCTTACACCCATATTCAGCGATGAGATGTTAGGGTCAGGGAAGCGGTGAGCTACTCCTCAGCTAAAGCCTCGGAGCTTTCTTGCTCATTTTCCGTAAAGTTGGGAAAGCGGTTGGCCTGGGAACAGCTACCATTGTGCTGGCCCTCCGGAATGTCTGCTCTGTTCGCCCCTACCCGGTAGTAGAATCACAATCTTCCCATGCGTGCACCTGCCTCCATATGCGACTCTTGGACCAGGGTTCAGGTTTAATTAGTTCCGCCCCGGAACTAAGTTCCGGGGCGGAACATGCTGTTCGATCCGAGGCCCAAGGCCAGCAGGGGCGAGCTCTTCGACAGGGAGAAGGAGCTGAAGATCCTAGACGACTCTGTAGGCAAGCCGCTCATCGTTGTGGCAGGCATAAGGCGGGTCGGAAAGTCGTCCCTCCTCATGTCGTTCTTGGAGAACTGGCGTGGGGTGTACGTGGATCTGCGCGATGTGAGGACGAGGGCGGACCTGTACCGCAAGCTCTCCGAGGGGCTCTCCGGCTCACTGCGGAGGCTGGGCGAGGGCTTCCTAAGCCATATACGGGGCGTCAGGGCGATGGGACTCGAGGTGGAGCTGAAGTGGAAGGGGACGGACTCGGTGAGCATCTCCGGACTCGTGGAGGAGCTATCCGCAGAGGAGAGGACCGTCTTCGTATTCGACGAGGTACAGGGGCTGAGGCCTCCCCTATCCCTGGAGCTCAGGAACGCCGTGAGCTACGTCTACGACAACGTCCCCAACTCCACCGTAGTGCTGAGCGGCTCCGAGATAGGACTGCTCAAGGACTTCGTGGGGGTCGACAACCCCGAATCACCTCTCTTCGGCAGATACTACACGGAGGTCCGGGTCGAGCGGTTTCCGAGGTCCCTGTCCATGGAGTTCCTGGAGCGCGGCTTCAAGGAGGCCGGGAGTGGCGTGAGCGAGGATGTCGTGGAGAGAGGGGTGGAGCTCTTCGATGGAATACCTGGGTGGCTGGTCTACTATGGGATGGCCGTGGTGGAGGGCAGGGACATGGACGAGATCTTGGAGTCGGCGGTCTCCTTGGCCGAGGCAGAGATGGAGAAGCTGAGCGATAGGGAGAAGCAGGTGGTCAAGGCAATAGCTAGAGGTGCCAGGAGCTGGGCCGAGGTGAGGCGGGCAGTGGAGGAGAGCAGCGGAGCCGTGATCCCCAAGTCGGCGCTCACGCGCGCAGTTAGGAGGCTGGAGAAGCTGAGCGTGATACAGGGCTACCAGTTCCTGGATCCGGTCTACGAGAGGGCCGCGAGGAGGCTCTGAGGTGGGTAGCTCGATCTGAATGAATGCAGCGGTCTCGCTATATTGTAGACCAAGGTTATATTTATATATAACCTAGATCAACAAAATTGCACGCCCAAGATTTCGCTGGCCAAGATCCTCAGGGGAAGGCTTCTGGAGATAGCGGAGCTTCAGGACCTGCTGGTGATCGAGCTCTCCAGGAGGTTCGACTTTGTCCTTCACGGCGGCACGGCGGTCTGGAGGATCTATGGGGGTAAGAGGTTCTCCTACGACGTGGACGTCTACCTAGCGAAGCCCGAGGACGTCCTGAGATTCCTTTCGGATGCGGGGTGGGCTGAGCTGACGAAGCGCAGAATCACGGGAACTGGTAGGGCGTTCTTCAGGATGGAGAACAGGGTCCCCGTGGAGCTGGAGATATCCCCCCCTCCAGAGGGACTCAGACCGGTAGAGGGCGATTTCTGGCTCACGGATGGAACCAGTATGGTGGTCAAAACGCTGTCCCCAGAGGACCTTCTGAGGGAGAAGGTAGACGCCTTCATCGATAGGAGGAAGGCCAGGGATCTCTACGACATCTACTACCTTCTTGACTTCTGCGAGCGGGAAAGGATTATGGATTCCCTGGGAAAGCTCCTTCCTCTGCTGGAATCGCCGCCCGGCGACTTCGCCGTGCTCAGGGAGCTCGTGCTCGTTGGCAGGGCCCCGGACTTCGATGCGATCAGGTTCAAGGTGAGGGCATATGCCGAGGATTAAGTATGCAGGGCTCATCGAGAGGCTCAGAAGGTCGGATCTGTTCACCTTCAGGCTGCTGGAGGGCGAGGTGGGGAGGGACTACGCGAAGATCCTTGTCCATAACCTGAGGAGGCGGGGGGAGATCGTCGAGCTG
Protein-coding regions in this window:
- a CDS encoding transposase codes for the protein MEEGAQEENREKEGEPFHYPGSYIRFLATVRAIFHLPYRRTEGFVRSLARFIQGLPVPDYTTIARRTNRLEIDLDETLIKSSEPVTIAVDSTGIKAQDGGGWMTRIWRVRKGYLKLHVAVDVRTKQVV
- a CDS encoding SDH family Clp fold serine proteinase yields the protein MDQPVVSPVDVQVTWADKQAFMEVIRGIQGDELALILHSPGGQIEAAQSIVEYIRSKFSRVTAIVPDAAMSAATLIALSADKILMGRQSNLGPIDPQFMIPLQNTLVPISAQSLLEEFERARKEVKHDRDSLLVWAPKIQQYPPGILEEARNAIELTKKLGREWLARYMLKDEPSANKIAGHIVNYLSNHKQLRSHATPIRAERLKELGLVVENLEEDQKLQDLVLSVYHAARITFQSTLAHKIVENSDGRAFIRIVSQYSQGTVQRK
- a CDS encoding AAA family ATPase produces the protein MTYFNPEPKKRKEDFFDMKDEWEKLDSSLSKGKMVVVTGLRRYGKTSLMLTYLNETGKRYVYVDCKFLPPAVSLKSFMSLLEAGLSNVDWGRRLLGKVSLAEVSLGGFGLKFKNKEEENLLRTIKALEGSVLVVDEAQALRNSAYRFDSLLAYIFDNLDIKLMISGSEVGLLYRFLRIDDPSAPLYGRAFSEIRIKPLPRDMAREFLAEGFKQEKISVDERVLDEAVENLDGVIGWLTYFGYSYVTGEADAKRIYEGASKLAVEELKRALTLYGEGEPRYREALKIVATLRSASWSEIKRGIGARLGEVTDSKLSNILKNLKDSGFIVKDENGYSISDPVLARGILSYL
- a CDS encoding RNA ligase family protein produces the protein MKLWREYPSVDHLSQVLRYHSIEEILAQPIVIEVKRDGENVSVWMGEDGKIHASSHHNIDAPQNTVARLERTHTFRTLARAIHALNWLIFYGELLLARSPTGIERPKRRIDWVVFDIYDTERGRFLQQDEFESTCSTYHLNHAKVLEVKKFSDEDELKAATSKWLNWCRRHHYEGVVLKTYDRSIRWKAKIELPTPTSSAGGSTAQLPPMPEEKYWRALINALEELRLKYPNPDELKAAWMDPSKAMPVFAKHVETEAREHGFGAMKNPYRIWLEKREDVLKEVGLG
- a CDS encoding FkbM family methyltransferase, whose translation is MGYLEVIRRYRKAYRNWIGVLAAEMLGRETVRVVLRNGASGEVSAGGAYHISMLISHGFDVIDININTYEIIFGYNGIKVKLYGFVYGDPHDAFKYYKWLDVRGKKVLDVGASIGDTAIYFSLRGSKEVVAFEPYPFPYSYAKRNLEANNISNIVLVNAAVGGSDGVVTLTTGQTNSGTPLRPSPDGVQVPVYSLDTIIEKYGPFDVMKMDCEGCEYDAILNSRRIGEIRQIQIEYHYGPKRLVDKLRETAFSVRHAGSRGLGYIYAER
- a CDS encoding nucleotidyl transferase AbiEii/AbiGii toxin family protein, with translation MIELSRRFDFVLHGGTAVWRIYGGKRFSYDVDVYLAKPEDVLRFLSDAGWAELTKRRITGTGRAFFRMENRVPVELEISPPPEGLRPVEGDFWLTDGTSMVVKTLSPEDLLREKVDAFIDRRKARDLYDIYYLLDFCERERIMDSLGKLLPLLESPPGDFAVLRELVLVGRAPDFDAIRFKVRAYAED
- a CDS encoding AAA family ATPase, which gives rise to MLFDPRPKASRGELFDREKELKILDDSVGKPLIVVAGIRRVGKSSLLMSFLENWRGVYVDLRDVRTRADLYRKLSEGLSGSLRRLGEGFLSHIRGVRAMGLEVELKWKGTDSVSISGLVEELSAEERTVFVFDEVQGLRPPLSLELRNAVSYVYDNVPNSTVVLSGSEIGLLKDFVGVDNPESPLFGRYYTEVRVERFPRSLSMEFLERGFKEAGSGVSEDVVERGVELFDGIPGWLVYYGMAVVEGRDMDEILESAVSLAEAEMEKLSDREKQVVKAIARGARSWAEVRRAVEESSGAVIPKSALTRAVRRLEKLSVIQGYQFLDPVYERAARRL
- a CDS encoding transposase: MRTTLGRTSSPSFLAERGIEPVIRVRRNSVPRSRGCYVRKRTVEEFLSLGRAGWSRAHGYGMRWAAEGLFSALKRIFGEHVMVRKFANAAKELLLKAAICNSFLMAMYR